The DNA sequence TGCTGCAGATAGTCGATGGCCTTATGATGACCGGATTAAAAAAAGTTACTCCAAGCCCAATTGTGTAAAAGCCTAATTGTGGCGTGTGCCCCTTAATTAACATGACGTAACGATATACTTTACCTTGTACGCGTCTTTATATTCCGGAATTTCAAGCGGTGGACACTTTAGGTCTTCTAACCTCGAGACCAACATTTCCAATTCCttgtttttttcctttttctccattaattttttttgctttttctcCGTTTCTTCGGCAATTTTGTTCGATTCACTCGTCAATTGCGGCTCTTTAGTAcgaaaatcaataaaattatcaGTGTGCTCAGTACTTTGAAAAAAGGAGTTTCCGGTCTTCAGATGAATTTCAGGTTTTATTGGTCGTGAACGTTCTGCGATACAAAGATAATAATGATACATCCTGTATATTCATCgaattcaaaaatataaatgcaatCGAACCTCGATTATCAGAACAGACGTTTTTGTTGTGATCCTTCCAATCTATGATATCGCCttcaaattttgtatataaggGACCATCTACAAATCTTCCATTAATAGATGGGACGTCAaaattatcataaataattttggGTAAATATGGAGAAGTGTTGCTTCTGTTACGAATCCTTTAATCTCTTTCAGTTCTTATTTTTGTTCTCCAATCTTTCATTCATGGCATCACTCTCAAATTTTCCATTAAGTGATTTCGTTAgacaaattattttctcttaACACATTGACAGGCAATTTACGCATCAAATTCTATCAAAACTAATTTCAATTGATTTATTGAATTTACCTTTAAATCCCAAAAACGTcgattaatagaaaatttgagagttgtaagaaaaattagagaataagaataaaaactgAAAGCAATTGAAGGGCTTATAACAAAAACGAACAACTTTTTTCCATATTTGTCTTTCCTCAGAAAAGCGTTAGATACTCCAGcatttaatttctatattgCATCTCAATTTcgttaaacaaaatattcattatattacATCATTTTTATAAGCGTTTCTGTAATTATATCGcagaattgtatttaattaaatcataaaGTTATGGATTTCATATCAGAGGCTTTTACAAAATTGATTGACTTTTATTCGATAATAAGTCAAAATATATGTAGGTCATTTTCATGATATCGATTTCATTATACTGCAAATACTACCATGGAAATCTACAGAATCTTCCGACATGAACAGAaatcgaatatatttttatacgagTGTATATAAGGTggattaaatttaaaaaaaacgtaaattttcttcgaaatcGAATTTCTTAAAAACTGGGTACGCTGAAAAGACGATATGCAGATTCGTGATCAAAATGTCAGAAACGCCATAAAAACGTTTAATAGGAATCGGAACGTCGGGAAAAGGTTGAAACTTAGACTTAGTGTTGTTTGAAAAATTCCCAACAGCTATGCGTGTCATGATTAGTTCGGATAATTAAGGTTCTGCTGTAAATAAATGAGTTTTTCATAATCACCTTTGCTATTATGTTTTTTAAACACATCGGCGTATTCTGCCACGAAATTAGCCTCTccatttaatttcaaattagtGTTCTGCCTTAATAGCTCCGGTCTTCGAATACCTACAAATGGCACATATTTTTCGTGATTTTCAGTGGTAGTTTCAAATTCACCCTCGAGTTTTAAATGCGTAGGCACACGCATAAGTTCCGGTCGGCTAACGTTCAGCCACTGGATGAATTTCTCGCATTTCTCAGTGGTCGTTTCTAAATCGCCTTCCATTTTTAAAGACGTGGGCCTACGAGCTAGCTCGCGCTTGTGCCGACCTTCGTAGCCAACGTATGACGAATAGGTTTCGGTATCCGTGTACAATTCTCCGTCATGTTTTAATGTAGTGCCCCTGTTGTAACAATGTAACGTTAAAGTATAAATTGAATGATTAAAAGCAGTAGAGCGATTAACGCTGCTATTATTTAGCACGACTATAACGGAATGTTTAATTCGTGGCAATAACGTTACGAACGTTGAATGCAACGATTACCGCAAAGTATTAGATCATTCCATAAGTTCCTCTCGTCTTTACCGTGATATTTAGAGCAAAATTTGGAACGTACCTGTAAAtacgtttataaaaatatgattacACGTTTTCATAGAACTCTCGTTCTATCACTTCTTCCCATCTTTCTGGCAGAGATACTGTGATACTGTGTTTGTGGGttttcaaaaatatgttttgtagaattgaaattagaattgaaaggaaataaaatggaaCTGATGGCGTTCTAACTATCGAAACGAAATATACGATACGTAATCAGAGTACTCGTAAGTGCGACACAGATATCAAAAACACAGAATGTTGGAAAAACTACGATTACAGACATTGAAAAACAGGAACatgatattgaaaattatctAGAGCGCGTAAATTCCTTGGATGCTGGCAACCATAGAAAAACCATAAATATACCGacgtaatgaaataatttcatcgCGATAAAGACGATAATAATGACGATTTTATGCGAACGGGAACAGCAAACGAAAGCGATGACGAAGAGCTGCCTTCTCATGTCGAAGCATTCGTGGCATTCGAGAAAGAGCTTTGATGGTTCAAAGAATGTAACTTTGTGCGGTTACTTCTGTTGGAAGAATCATGTGACTTTGCAGTCAAAGAGATACAGGatccataaatattttaagaatcTGTCAATTGATTTTAGTCTGtatttgaataaatgaaatttcgtatTGGAGAAGTGCTTGTTCTATCATTCGAAAATTCCATTATTCGAATAGCTTTGTCTGCCTGTTAGGTCGGATAAGAGAGAGTCTCTACTGGATTTGAACTATCGTAGTAAATAAAAACTGGAGAAGGTAAGTTATTCAGCGAAATTCTATTATCGAAATTGCTCCGTTATTCGAATTACCTTATCCCTCAATCTGTTCGGATGAACGAAGTTCTTTCGTAATTTGAATACCGCAGATTCTATTGTAATTTGGATACTGGAGATTTCACTGTACAATGCCGTGAATAATTATCAATTCAACCCCATTCTtagattttttataatattctttatgATCAAAAGTTGGCAAAATCGTTTGtacagtttcatattataatatagaataaaactGAAGATAcaacaaagaaaaattgtcTTCTTCTGAAGTctggaaaaaatgaaattttctgttaaaattagctgcaaaaaatattaaatgtttaatgaatcttccttcattttttattacttctATTAATCTGTCAGGTATGCTATCCactaatttatttaaagtttCGTTTTGAATATTCGTCCACGcggattttattcttttcctAAGTTCCACAATGCTTTCTATAGATGGTTTCTCGTGATTGTAAATTCTTTTTGCTATAATTCCCCACAAGTTTTCGATCGAGTTTAGATCAGGATTCAACGCTGGCCATGATAATAATACCTATTCCAAAATCTTGAAGCCACTTTTTTGTAGTGGCGAGTGTACAAACAGAAGCAttgtttcgttgaaaaattctctttttttttcttctatttcggTTATGAAAGACAATAATTCGCCATGTAACATCTCTTGATATCCTACAGTGTTCAACTTCCCTTTACAAAAACAATTTCGCTTAACATATTCAGATATGATCGGTGGTTTCTCGGAAACATTGAAGAAATAATGCAAAAAATATGTTTGagtttataattattcacagCAATGAATATCAAAAAGCAAGTGCTCGGACACATTTGAGTAGTGTCATCTGCTAGAACAAATGTAATTGTTTGCTTCATAAAGTAGTTTTACCTTCTGATCAAAAAAGGTCGTTTAGGAGGTTTGGTGTGACTTGCAAGTTTGGAATTCGTTGTTTCAGTCTCcatcgttttatcgttattcATCTGCTCTAAAGAAGTCTCGTCCTTTGTATTTTCAATTGGAAGCTCTGTATGTTTCTCCTCTTGTCCTTTGACGCCTTTTTGGTTTGAAACTCTCTTATCCCTGATTGAATCTTTTGTCCGAAAATCTTCGATTCGTTTATTACTTTCCAACCAGGTATTTTCCTACGGTAAGGGGTACATCTATGAATCGGAAAATTATTACTTAATGAATTGAGAAATGCTCTCACGTAGCTCTGtatcaatttatatttcctCATATCATTCTGTATATTCTCTCTTGCTCGCTTTTACTTTGCGAATGttttcgtattattttacAGTTATATACGCTATCGTGAAACTACAGCAAGAAggttaaattataattattaattttcatctacgattattaatatttatctataGTCTATTAGtacttatatacagggtggttggtaactggtggtacaagcggaaagagggtgattttacgcgaaaaaagaagtcgaaaatatagaataaaaatttttcgtttgaggctttgttttcgagaaaatcgactttgaattttcgctcgttGAATTTTCGTActcgtgcggtacgttataacggatctcactgcagatcgttgtctcgatggaaaaattaaaaaaaaaaagaaaaaattttttattttatattttcgacttcttttttcgcgtagaatcaccccctttccgcttgtaccatcagttaccaaccaccctgtatatctacTTATATACTTTTGTACTTTTTATACTATTGTCTTGCTGATATTTGTAATCCGCTTATTATCTAAACTCGTAATGGGCGAAAGCCTAATgcagaaattataataataagaaaaggaaagaaaagaaaatatttatttattgtcaATGCTTAACattatattatcaatttaatataatgtatagTGACAAGAggtttctattaaaaataaaaaataacaaatcattatttattaataaaagatttaaaaatactGTTTTCAGCGATAGCGTTATTATTAGGTGATCCTATAAGCAATATTACAtttacgtcgatttgatgaAATATTGTACAGTAGAATCTCATTTATCTGAACTTCTTTCGTTGATGATGAAATCTTATTTCGTTTCAATGCATTGGTGTCAATCGAATTCACTTATCCGAAGATACACTCCTATTACTTGAACGAAAAATCATAGGTTGCTATCAGGAACATCAATAAACTTCTATTTATACTTTCAGTTATGCGAACTGTATGCTTGCTGATGGAATCAGATAAATGGACTTCTATTGTATCGAAACTACACCTTTGAAACAACATTATCCATGTTAGAGATTAAACtgtggatgtttatgcatttacgaGAAATTTAGCGATGCAAGTATGCGTAAAATgcctaaaatattaaaaaaatatgtaaaatatcaaaagtaTTGTTATAAGATTATAAGATTCGTAAGATTTAGTGAATGAAGCAAATCTCTGCTTAgattttccaatttctttagttgtattcataaaaatatgtatttgcataaacatccgcagtctagTTATGAccttatatttttcaattgttagaaatatgtttagatattttatttgttcgaTTCTTTCgaagtataataaatacacTTTTACATGGGCGATCCATAAGTTTGTgcgatttttaatatacatattcttttatactttttcctgaatgaataaaattatttgatctACTCGCGTAATATATAATTCTGTGTAGGAGTCAAAAATAACAGTTACTTCTTAaatttttatggaatttttaCCGGTAACCAAAAAGAAAATTGTGTCACAGATAATGGTTATCGACAACCAAAAAGAAATTATCTGATATAATGATCGTCGGCAATCAAAATGAATTCTCTTATCTATAATGGTTATCGGTAAGCaagaaaaaaaactttcaTCGATAATAGTTCTAGATAACCAGAAACATTTTGATTATCTGTAAGGATTATTCGTAACCAAAATCAGTTAAAGTAATCCActaattttctcatttttctcaattttttcattctgcttataattgttatttttgtAAACCTTGAAATGCTCTTTGACGTCGATgtattttgttcgattaagtAATTGTAATGTGATTATTTGTTTAGAAAGAAACATGGAAAAATTGGCAATTCGTGTACTTCACTATTGGCAGCAGAACTTCGAAGCGATAGAGATgacgaagaaaatttataaaaatctatagtataaaattatatatacatatattttctacaGTACTTTATAGGCTACAAAAAGCACACGAATATCCAATTTTTCCATATTCCTTTCCAAACAAATCATGAGATTCAATACAATGAATTAAtcaaacgaaatatatatcacagtGCTCTTCGACGGCTACAAAATGACATATTACACATGTAAATCGAAAAACTTTATACATTCGAAAAAGTAgtacaaagaaatatatttcgaatACGCACGAGTAACACAATTAACTCGAACAAGAAGAGCGTCACCATACCTTGGTGACGGGGCCCCCACGGAAGTATACCCGTCACATAGATATGTGCGACGTGGCGACGAACGTGTTAAAAATACAAGTGTAAAATTTAAGAACAGATGCTAACCTTCAGGAACTCCTCGCTTCTCGCATGGAAAGCTTCACGATACTCGGACACGTGATCTTCGTTTTCAACCTCGACATTAAGTCCAAGATTGTCTTTTGGTTGTCCCTGTATACGTCTTCTCCGATAACGAGCCAATTCGTCGACTGTTAGCCCTTCCAGTAAGGGCCATTTTTCCTTCGATTTACTCTTtcgatttttacttttactctGCGCTAGCTCAGTGTCCGAGGAGGATTTATTGACCCCGTGGGAGAACCTTTGCCTGCGTGCAATTTTCAACATGTCAGATATTTTGTGAATCCTTGAACGTGCAATTTCCTTCGATCTCACCGGTTAAAAATGTACGATTCTCTTGTTGGCGGTATTGTTCCTTGGCtatacaataatatactaagttgtatatcatatatttattctacattattatacattatatcttattatatatttattaggtCATCTTATAAATGATG is a window from the Bombus huntii isolate Logan2020A chromosome 6, iyBomHunt1.1, whole genome shotgun sequence genome containing:
- the LOC126866932 gene encoding uncharacterized protein LOC126866932 isoform X2 gives rise to the protein MDGGRSDRSGKRQRFSHGVNKSSSDTELAQSKSKNRKSKSKEKWPLLEGLTVDELARYRRRRIQGQPKDNLGLNVEVENEDHVSEYREAFHARSEEFLKENTWLESNKRIEDFRTKDSIRDKRVSNQKGVKGQEEKHTELPIENTKDETSLEQMNNDKTMETETTNSKLASHTKPPKRPFLIRRGTTLKHDGELYTDTETYSSYVGYEGRHKRELARRPTSLKMEGDLETTTEKCEKFIQWLNVSRPELMRVPTHLKLEGEFETTTENHEKYVPFVGIRRPELLRQNTNLKLNGEANFVAEYADVFKKHNSKERSRPIKPEIHLKTGNSFFQSTEHTDNFIDFRTKEPQLTSESNKIAEETEKKQKKLMEKKEKNKELEMLVSRLEDLKCPPLEIPEYKDAYKDFPRERPKIVKPEDEIGRADGTKISSPSPTPRFTSKIDQDPEYNSKYLDYQRDHPVYRKPPLNLRSTYILPKYTRFGGQEPKRHDHDFTSEVRAQYIPYGHIPRVETLKMPTNLRLEGNLDLEPEYKTAYCSKHENQLQNELRMRRKRDRSLSASRRKENYWINNADQFGFTNAAQDQDAFQVLHTRVHEDNVYGKPPTGGQRSSKSSQTHMQRQTQVNMPECTKVKDRSTSPTYRLHVCNVDDEPRGFRRRHSPPFQSSGRTHNPSPDCVLQNNTIRPYSPSFGKSTKQHSNGQSFVVLDNGIFDTNKNEIRRRQTDRNYNIDGTLPISRGRAKPPANWMPPWYDSTNTI
- the LOC126866932 gene encoding uncharacterized protein LOC126866932 isoform X1; the protein is MVSNHEKRRQILCSNNSRQRFSHGVNKSSSDTELAQSKSKNRKSKSKEKWPLLEGLTVDELARYRRRRIQGQPKDNLGLNVEVENEDHVSEYREAFHARSEEFLKENTWLESNKRIEDFRTKDSIRDKRVSNQKGVKGQEEKHTELPIENTKDETSLEQMNNDKTMETETTNSKLASHTKPPKRPFLIRRGTTLKHDGELYTDTETYSSYVGYEGRHKRELARRPTSLKMEGDLETTTEKCEKFIQWLNVSRPELMRVPTHLKLEGEFETTTENHEKYVPFVGIRRPELLRQNTNLKLNGEANFVAEYADVFKKHNSKERSRPIKPEIHLKTGNSFFQSTEHTDNFIDFRTKEPQLTSESNKIAEETEKKQKKLMEKKEKNKELEMLVSRLEDLKCPPLEIPEYKDAYKDFPRERPKIVKPEDEIGRADGTKISSPSPTPRFTSKIDQDPEYNSKYLDYQRDHPVYRKPPLNLRSTYILPKYTRFGGQEPKRHDHDFTSEVRAQYIPYGHIPRVETLKMPTNLRLEGNLDLEPEYKTAYCSKHENQLQNELRMRRKRDRSLSASRRKENYWINNADQFGFTNAAQDQDAFQVLHTRVHEDNVYGKPPTGGQRSSKSSQTHMQRQTQVNMPECTKVKDRSTSPTYRLHVCNVDDEPRGFRRRHSPPFQSSGRTHNPSPDCVLQNNTIRPYSPSFGKSTKQHSNGQSFVVLDNGIFDTNKNEIRRRQTDRNYNIDGTLPISRGRAKPPANWMPPWYDSTNTI